A window from Listeria seeligeri serovar 1/2b str. SLCC3954 encodes these proteins:
- the chbG gene encoding chitin disaccharide deacetylase produces MKIIFNADDFGISPGAVYGILDAYKRGVVKSTTLLANSPAFDLAVDVAKENPGLDIGAHLTLTFGSPLLQGLETLTDDDGRFRKNYTALESGLADVDMEEVERELTAQIEKILAAGLKVSHFDTHHSIEPLIYPVQHKLAKKYGVSLRRHEDVSDHGAIKTPDLFATEFYADGVSIETIKKIVQKHVGTNDVVEVMTHPAFIDDILLNISSYVKPRTKELTILTSRELQAYLGQQEVEIISFRDL; encoded by the coding sequence ATGAAAATTATTTTTAATGCAGATGATTTTGGAATTAGCCCAGGAGCAGTATATGGTATTTTGGATGCTTACAAACGAGGTGTCGTAAAATCAACCACATTGCTTGCCAACAGCCCAGCGTTTGATTTAGCAGTAGACGTAGCAAAAGAAAACCCTGGACTTGATATTGGGGCGCATTTAACTTTGACATTTGGATCTCCGCTTCTACAAGGTCTTGAAACATTAACAGACGATGACGGACGTTTCCGGAAAAACTATACTGCGTTAGAATCTGGCTTAGCTGACGTTGATATGGAAGAAGTAGAACGCGAACTGACTGCGCAAATCGAGAAAATTCTAGCAGCAGGACTTAAAGTTTCTCATTTCGATACACATCATTCAATTGAACCGTTAATCTACCCAGTACAACATAAACTAGCCAAAAAATATGGAGTAAGTTTGCGGCGCCACGAAGATGTTTCAGACCATGGTGCTATTAAAACCCCTGACTTATTTGCTACTGAATTTTATGCAGATGGTGTCAGCATTGAAACGATTAAAAAAATAGTCCAAAAACATGTCGGGACTAATGATGTAGTTGAAGTAATGACTCACCCAGCTTTCATTGACGACATTTTGTTGAATATTTCTAGTTACGTTAAACCACGTACAAAAGAACTAACGATACTTACATCAAGAGAATTACAAGCATATTTAGGTCAACAAGAAGTAGAAATTATTAGTTTCCGTGATTTGTAA
- the veg gene encoding biofilm formation stimulator Veg, with amino-acid sequence MPKTIASIKTNLDSRLGKALTLKANGGRKKTIERCGILAETYPSVFIVELDQDENNFERVSYSYTDILTDAVELVFTDDNKELAL; translated from the coding sequence ATGCCAAAAACCATTGCAAGCATTAAGACGAATTTAGATTCTAGATTAGGTAAAGCATTGACATTGAAAGCAAACGGCGGTCGTAAAAAAACGATTGAACGTTGCGGCATCCTAGCTGAAACATATCCATCCGTTTTCATTGTAGAGCTTGATCAGGATGAAAACAACTTTGAAAGAGTATCCTATAGTTACACGGATATCTTAACAGACGCAGTAGAACTTGTATTTACAGATGATAATAAAGAATTAGCTTTGTAA
- a CDS encoding efflux RND transporter periplasmic adaptor subunit: MKKWVKWLIVIVIIAVIAVGAVMLLGKNSGSVTQEKLVTAKVKQGDMKINATGTGAISPENTQVPDYDELQLVAQMDELDIPNIKKDQEVKVTVTALPDKTYTGKVKEIAEQGQVQNGVSSFSVIISLDKTDDLKAGMTADASILVNEKKDALYVPIEAVQKDSDDNYYVLIPEEKENGKTKKVKKTVETGLHNEDNIEITKGVKKGEKVILPTQETETVPGAPS, encoded by the coding sequence ATGAAAAAATGGGTTAAATGGTTAATTGTTATTGTTATTATCGCAGTTATAGCCGTTGGTGCGGTTATGTTACTGGGGAAAAATAGCGGTTCTGTAACACAAGAAAAATTAGTTACAGCAAAAGTGAAACAAGGAGATATGAAAATCAATGCTACGGGAACAGGAGCAATTTCACCAGAAAATACACAAGTTCCCGATTATGACGAACTTCAATTAGTAGCGCAAATGGATGAGCTAGATATTCCAAATATCAAGAAAGACCAAGAAGTTAAAGTCACAGTAACAGCACTTCCAGACAAAACATATACAGGTAAAGTAAAAGAAATTGCTGAACAAGGTCAAGTTCAAAACGGCGTATCTAGTTTCTCCGTTATTATTTCACTTGATAAAACTGACGACTTAAAAGCTGGTATGACTGCAGATGCGTCTATTTTAGTCAATGAGAAAAAAGATGCTCTTTACGTACCAATTGAAGCAGTCCAAAAAGATAGCGACGATAATTATTATGTGCTAATTCCAGAAGAAAAAGAAAATGGCAAAACTAAAAAAGTCAAAAAAACAGTAGAAACTGGTCTTCATAACGAAGATAATATCGAAATCACTAAAGGTGTTAAAAAAGGCGAAAAAGTAATCCTTCCGACACAAGAAACTGAGACTGTTCCAGGTGCTCCAAGCTAA
- a CDS encoding ABC transporter permease, which produces MNVLQSMKMAWKQLKASKLRSFLTMLGIIIGVASVILLVSLGNGVTEEVDEQMGDLGSNLITVVNSSVNPNDKYTYDEVMKYQNIDGVKSVSPELSGQVNATFDYKNSSNKVIGTNDQYKAARSLEMSEGRFLLPIDTEYGQKVAVIGSTVASDLFGFGNPIGETIRLNGMPYKVVGVLKEKGASMMGSSDDQIFIPISSAQRLLKDTNVRTIYVETKSAEDVDFVVNTLESRLAIKFGDEKEQEKNASSAQMGPSYQVINQQEILNAFNTISSTLTTALGAIAAISLVVGGIGIMNIMLVSVSERTREIGIRKALGAKKRAILLQFLIESIVISVCGGIIGIIIGVSGALIFGSVAGISSGITAGTIIFSFVFSLCIGVIFGIAPANKASKLRPIDALRSE; this is translated from the coding sequence ATGAACGTTCTCCAAAGCATGAAGATGGCGTGGAAGCAATTAAAAGCAAGTAAGTTAAGGTCGTTTTTGACTATGCTTGGAATCATCATTGGTGTAGCGTCCGTTATTCTGTTAGTTTCACTCGGAAATGGTGTTACTGAAGAAGTGGATGAACAAATGGGAGATTTGGGCTCCAATTTAATTACAGTAGTTAATAGCTCAGTTAATCCAAATGACAAATACACGTATGATGAGGTAATGAAATACCAAAATATCGACGGTGTAAAAAGTGTCTCACCAGAATTATCTGGACAAGTAAATGCGACATTTGATTATAAAAACTCAAGTAATAAAGTTATTGGAACGAATGACCAGTACAAGGCGGCTCGTAGCTTGGAAATGAGCGAAGGACGCTTCTTACTACCAATTGATACAGAATATGGCCAGAAGGTAGCTGTAATCGGCTCTACGGTAGCAAGTGACTTGTTCGGCTTCGGAAATCCAATTGGCGAAACAATTAGATTGAACGGAATGCCATACAAAGTAGTCGGCGTTTTAAAAGAAAAAGGTGCTTCGATGATGGGATCGAGCGATGACCAAATCTTCATTCCAATTTCTTCCGCACAAAGACTACTTAAAGATACTAATGTCCGCACAATTTATGTAGAAACCAAATCAGCAGAAGATGTTGACTTCGTTGTCAATACGTTAGAATCTCGTCTAGCAATTAAATTTGGTGATGAGAAAGAACAAGAAAAAAATGCTTCTTCGGCTCAAATGGGACCATCCTATCAAGTTATTAACCAACAAGAAATTTTAAATGCGTTTAATACGATAAGTTCGACATTAACTACAGCGTTAGGCGCGATTGCTGCTATTTCGCTTGTGGTGGGTGGTATCGGAATTATGAACATTATGCTCGTTTCGGTTAGTGAGCGAACGAGAGAGATTGGTATCAGAAAAGCACTTGGGGCGAAAAAACGCGCAATACTACTACAATTCCTAATCGAATCAATCGTTATTAGTGTTTGTGGTGGAATTATCGGAATTATTATCGGCGTGTCTGGTGCGCTTATATTCGGTTCAGTCGCCGGTATATCATCAGGAATTACTGCCGGAACGATAATCTTCTCCTTTGTATTCTCCCTATGTATTGGGGTAATCTTCGGTATTGCTCCTGCGAATAAAGCTTCAAAATTACGACCAATTGATGCATTAAGATCAGAATAA
- the spoVG gene encoding septation regulator SpoVG encodes MEITDVRLRRVETDGRMKAISSITIDSEFVIHDIRVIDGNEGLFVAMPSKRTPDGEFRDIAHPINSNTRAKIQEAVLAAYEVAEEPTASEEKSADESVAEEN; translated from the coding sequence ATGGAGATTACAGATGTGAGATTACGACGTGTTGAGACAGATGGGAGAATGAAAGCTATTTCTTCAATAACGATTGATAGTGAGTTTGTTATTCACGACATTCGTGTTATCGATGGCAACGAGGGACTGTTCGTAGCTATGCCAAGCAAACGTACGCCGGATGGAGAGTTTAGAGATATTGCACATCCAATTAACTCAAACACCCGTGCGAAAATTCAAGAAGCTGTTTTAGCTGCTTATGAAGTAGCTGAAGAACCAACTGCAAGTGAAGAAAAATCTGCTGATGAAAGTGTTGCAGAAGAAAACTAA
- the glmU gene encoding bifunctional UDP-N-acetylglucosamine diphosphorylase/glucosamine-1-phosphate N-acetyltransferase GlmU, whose protein sequence is MSKRYAVVLAAGQGTRMKSKLYKVLHPVCGKPMVEHVVDQISTLDVDKVVTIVGHGAEKVQEHLAGKSEFVKQEEQLGTAHAVLQAKAALAERDGVTLVVCGDTPLIEASTMEALLKYHHEKRAKATILTTVIEDPTGYGRIIRDDLGIVEKIVEHKDATEKEQRISEINTGTYCFDNKALFEALEKVSNDNVQGEYYLPDVIKILKDSDEVVAAYRMESFEESLGVNDRIALAEASKLMQCRINENHMRNGVTLVNPESTYIDINVKIGQDTVVEPGVMLRGDTVIGDDCVVTSGSEIVNSIIGERVHIRSSSIFESKVGDDVQIGPYAHLRPESDIHNHVKIGNYVETKKAVVGEGTKLPHFIYMGDAEIGKNVNVGCGSIAVNYDGKNKAKTIIGDDVFVGCNSNLVAPVKVGNRAFIAAGSTITKDVPDDALGIARAKQDNKIGYAKRLNHGK, encoded by the coding sequence ATGTCAAAACGATATGCTGTAGTGCTTGCTGCTGGCCAAGGTACACGGATGAAATCAAAACTTTACAAAGTGTTACATCCAGTTTGTGGTAAACCAATGGTCGAACATGTAGTAGATCAAATTTCGACACTTGATGTTGATAAAGTGGTTACGATAGTGGGTCACGGAGCGGAGAAAGTACAAGAGCATTTAGCAGGAAAAAGCGAATTTGTGAAGCAGGAAGAGCAACTTGGTACGGCACATGCAGTACTTCAAGCAAAAGCTGCACTTGCTGAAAGAGATGGTGTGACGCTAGTTGTTTGTGGGGATACACCTTTAATTGAAGCTAGTACAATGGAAGCTCTACTAAAATATCACCATGAAAAACGTGCAAAAGCAACAATACTTACTACGGTGATTGAAGATCCTACAGGTTATGGCCGTATTATTCGTGATGACCTTGGCATTGTAGAAAAAATCGTAGAACATAAAGATGCAACTGAGAAAGAACAACGAATTTCAGAAATTAATACTGGTACTTATTGTTTTGATAATAAAGCCCTTTTTGAAGCGTTAGAAAAAGTTTCAAATGACAATGTTCAAGGGGAATATTATTTACCAGACGTTATTAAAATTTTAAAAGATTCAGATGAAGTTGTAGCGGCATATCGAATGGAATCTTTCGAGGAATCCCTTGGAGTGAACGATCGAATTGCTTTAGCTGAAGCATCTAAATTAATGCAATGTCGAATTAATGAGAATCATATGCGTAATGGAGTAACACTTGTTAATCCAGAAAGCACGTATATTGATATAAATGTAAAAATTGGGCAAGATACAGTAGTTGAACCTGGAGTTATGCTTCGCGGAGATACGGTAATTGGGGACGATTGTGTTGTTACAAGCGGCTCAGAAATTGTAAATAGTATCATAGGTGAACGAGTTCATATCAGAAGCTCCTCCATTTTTGAAAGTAAAGTGGGCGATGATGTCCAAATCGGGCCATATGCGCACTTAAGACCAGAATCTGATATTCATAATCATGTGAAAATCGGAAATTATGTAGAAACCAAAAAAGCGGTTGTCGGTGAAGGAACTAAATTACCTCACTTTATTTATATGGGCGACGCGGAAATCGGTAAAAACGTAAATGTTGGTTGCGGAAGTATTGCCGTTAATTACGATGGCAAAAACAAAGCGAAAACCATTATTGGCGACGATGTTTTTGTAGGTTGTAATTCCAATTTGGTAGCCCCAGTCAAAGTCGGGAATCGTGCTTTTATAGCAGCCGGTTCAACGATTACAAAAGACGTACCAGATGATGCGCTAGGAATTGCTCGCGCGAAACAAGACAACAAGATAGGCTATGCAAAACGTTTAAATCACGGTAAATAA
- the spoVG gene encoding septation regulator SpoVG, whose amino-acid sequence MQVTDVRLRRVETDGRMRAIASITLDEEFVVHDIRVIDGNNGLFVAMPSKRGVDGEFRDIAHPINSDTRAKIQEVVLAEYVRVGEEEASAVTEEESESVSAE is encoded by the coding sequence ATGCAAGTAACAGATGTGAGATTACGTCGTGTAGAAACTGATGGAAGAATGAGAGCGATTGCTTCAATCACTTTAGATGAGGAATTTGTAGTTCATGATATTCGCGTTATTGATGGGAATAACGGTTTATTCGTAGCTATGCCAAGTAAACGTGGTGTTGATGGTGAGTTCCGTGATATCGCTCATCCAATTAATTCCGACACTCGTGCTAAAATTCAAGAAGTTGTTTTAGCTGAATATGTACGTGTTGGAGAAGAAGAAGCAAGTGCGGTAACAGAAGAAGAATCTGAATCCGTTTCTGCTGAATAA
- the purR gene encoding pur operon repressor: protein MKIRRSERLIDMTQFLLSHPRKLVPLTMFAERYGSAKSSISEDLVIIKKTFEDRGIGTLETVPGAAGGVQYISIAGNDDVLDFVHTLCNRIAEPNRLLPGGYLYLSDLLGEPVTLKAIGKILATKFNDKKIDAIMTVATKGIPIAQAVAEHLSVPFVIVRRDSKVTEGSTVSINYVSGSSKRIEKMELSKRSLAEGSNVVIVDDFMKAGGTINGMKNLLEEFNAHLVGIGVLVESEYAEERLVDDYVSLVKIKNVNMKEKQIEVVDGNYFNN from the coding sequence ATGAAGATTCGTCGCAGTGAACGATTAATTGATATGACGCAGTTTCTTTTATCGCATCCGCGAAAACTAGTGCCGCTTACGATGTTTGCTGAACGTTATGGCTCAGCTAAGTCTTCTATTAGTGAAGATTTAGTCATCATAAAGAAAACGTTTGAAGATAGAGGGATTGGCACGCTTGAAACAGTTCCGGGAGCTGCGGGTGGCGTACAATATATTTCTATCGCCGGAAATGACGATGTTTTAGACTTTGTGCATACACTATGCAACCGAATTGCAGAACCAAATCGCTTGCTTCCAGGGGGTTATTTGTATCTGTCTGATTTGCTAGGGGAACCAGTTACACTTAAAGCAATCGGGAAAATACTTGCGACCAAATTTAACGACAAAAAAATAGATGCAATCATGACTGTAGCGACAAAAGGTATTCCTATTGCACAAGCTGTGGCGGAGCATTTGAGTGTGCCATTTGTTATTGTTAGAAGAGATAGCAAAGTTACAGAAGGCTCGACTGTTAGCATCAACTATGTATCAGGCTCTTCCAAACGAATTGAAAAAATGGAGTTGTCAAAACGTAGCCTAGCAGAAGGATCTAACGTAGTAATCGTGGATGATTTCATGAAAGCTGGCGGAACAATTAACGGAATGAAAAATCTACTAGAAGAATTTAACGCTCATCTAGTCGGAATTGGCGTTCTAGTTGAATCAGAATACGCAGAAGAGCGCTTAGTAGACGATTACGTTTCACTTGTAAAAATTAAAAACGTGAATATGAAAGAAAAACAAATTGAAGTAGTCGATGGAAATTATTTTAATAACTAA
- a CDS encoding ABC transporter ATP-binding protein → MPKPLIDMKNLTKTYTLGGETFKALDDVTFTVDQGEFLSIVGPSGSGKSTLMNMIGCLDVPDKGSYHLDDVDVFQLSDNKLSEIRNKKIGFIFQQFNLLPKLSSFENVELPLIYAGLSVSAREKAALECLEKVGLLEKRKNLPTQLSGGQQQRVAIARALAGNPQILLADEPTGALDSKTGKEVMGILQELNRAGNTIVMITHDPTIASYGTRSIRIQDGKLFHEGGTKA, encoded by the coding sequence ATGCCAAAACCGCTAATTGACATGAAAAATTTAACTAAAACGTATACGCTAGGCGGAGAAACCTTTAAAGCATTAGATGACGTTACTTTTACCGTTGACCAAGGCGAGTTTTTATCCATTGTTGGTCCATCCGGTTCTGGAAAGTCAACATTAATGAATATGATTGGTTGTTTAGATGTGCCAGATAAAGGAAGTTATCACCTTGACGATGTAGATGTGTTTCAATTAAGTGATAACAAATTATCCGAAATAAGAAATAAGAAAATCGGCTTTATTTTTCAACAGTTTAATTTACTTCCAAAACTATCTTCATTCGAAAATGTGGAGTTACCGCTAATTTACGCGGGATTGAGTGTTTCGGCACGTGAAAAAGCTGCTCTTGAATGTTTAGAAAAAGTCGGGCTGCTTGAAAAACGCAAAAATTTACCTACTCAGCTTTCGGGGGGGCAACAACAACGGGTTGCAATTGCAAGAGCGCTCGCTGGGAATCCACAAATTCTTTTAGCTGATGAACCAACTGGCGCGCTTGACTCCAAGACAGGTAAAGAAGTAATGGGTATTCTTCAAGAATTGAATCGCGCGGGAAATACTATTGTCATGATTACCCACGATCCAACTATTGCCTCTTATGGAACGAGAAGCATTCGTATTCAAGATGGTAAATTATTCCACGAGGGGGGGACGAAAGCATGA
- the ispE gene encoding 4-(cytidine 5'-diphospho)-2-C-methyl-D-erythritol kinase codes for MKISITAPAKINLSLDALYKRDDGYHEVEMVMTTIDLADRLYIERLDEDVIVLDVKAHFIPEDRRNLIYQAAALLKKRFDVKAGVRITIDKHIPVSAGLAGGSSDAAAALKGLNIIWELGLSINELAEISSEIGSDIAFCVYGGTAIATGRGEKITSLPNMPGCWIVLAKPSISVSTPTIYKELQVDNVEHPDTKKMIESIEQGDLDGIFAATGNVLESVTLEKNPQVKRIKDRMIAFGAEAALMSGSGPTVFALIKQYSRAKRVYNGLRGFCEEVYMVRPWSESENDTIKG; via the coding sequence ATGAAAATAAGCATAACGGCGCCAGCTAAAATTAATCTTTCGCTTGATGCGCTTTATAAACGTGACGATGGTTATCATGAAGTAGAAATGGTAATGACAACTATCGATCTTGCGGATAGACTTTATATAGAGCGGCTAGATGAGGACGTTATTGTGTTAGATGTTAAAGCGCATTTTATTCCAGAAGATCGGCGCAATTTAATTTATCAAGCAGCCGCACTTTTGAAAAAACGCTTTGATGTTAAAGCTGGGGTCCGAATTACTATAGATAAACATATTCCGGTTTCCGCGGGGCTTGCAGGTGGCAGTTCTGATGCAGCCGCAGCACTTAAAGGATTGAATATTATCTGGGAGCTTGGTCTTTCAATCAATGAATTAGCAGAAATTAGCTCAGAAATTGGTTCTGATATTGCCTTTTGTGTTTATGGTGGAACCGCAATTGCAACTGGTCGTGGGGAAAAAATAACCTCGCTTCCGAACATGCCAGGTTGCTGGATTGTACTTGCTAAACCTAGTATTAGTGTATCAACCCCAACTATTTATAAAGAACTACAAGTAGATAATGTAGAACACCCTGATACGAAAAAAATGATAGAATCTATTGAACAAGGCGATTTAGACGGGATTTTTGCCGCCACAGGAAACGTCCTTGAATCTGTCACACTTGAAAAAAATCCGCAAGTAAAGCGAATTAAAGACCGGATGATTGCGTTTGGTGCTGAGGCGGCTTTAATGAGCGGTAGCGGCCCGACAGTGTTTGCGCTCATCAAACAGTATTCAAGAGCGAAACGTGTCTACAACGGCTTGCGGGGCTTTTGTGAGGAAGTCTATATGGTTAGACCATGGAGTGAAAGCGAAAACGATACTATTAAAGGTTGA
- a CDS encoding ribose-phosphate diphosphokinase, translating into MSNEYFDPKLKIFSLNSNRELAEEIAKEVGIELGKSSVTHFSDGEIQINIEESIRGCHVYVIQSTSNPVNQNLMELLIMIDALKRASAATINIVMPYYGYARQDRKARSREPITAKLVANLIETAGATRMITLDMHAPQIQGFFDIPIDHLNAVRLLSDYFGERHLGDDLVVVSPDHGGVTRARKMADRLKAPIAIIDKRRPRPNVAEVMNIVGNVEGKVCIIIDDIIDTAGTITLAAKALREAGATKVYACCSHPVLSGPAMKRIEESPIEKLVVTNSIALPEDKWIDKMEQLSVAPLLGEAIVRVHENASVSSLFE; encoded by the coding sequence ATGTCAAACGAGTATTTTGATCCAAAGTTGAAGATTTTCTCGCTAAATTCTAATCGTGAACTAGCTGAAGAGATTGCGAAAGAAGTAGGTATTGAGTTAGGAAAATCAAGCGTTACTCATTTTAGTGATGGAGAAATCCAAATTAACATTGAAGAAAGTATCCGTGGTTGTCATGTTTACGTTATTCAATCAACGAGTAACCCTGTAAACCAGAATTTAATGGAACTTTTGATCATGATTGATGCGTTGAAACGCGCTTCTGCGGCTACAATTAATATTGTTATGCCTTACTATGGTTATGCACGCCAAGATCGTAAAGCAAGAAGCCGTGAACCGATTACGGCAAAATTAGTTGCAAACTTAATCGAAACAGCTGGTGCAACAAGAATGATTACACTAGATATGCACGCACCGCAAATCCAAGGTTTCTTTGATATTCCAATTGATCACTTGAATGCAGTACGTTTACTAAGTGATTACTTTGGCGAACGTCATTTGGGCGATGATTTAGTAGTAGTTTCCCCTGACCACGGCGGAGTTACTCGTGCTCGTAAAATGGCGGACCGTCTGAAAGCGCCGATTGCGATTATTGATAAGCGTCGTCCGCGTCCAAACGTAGCAGAAGTAATGAACATTGTTGGTAATGTAGAAGGTAAAGTTTGTATCATTATTGATGATATTATTGACACAGCTGGAACAATTACACTTGCTGCAAAAGCGTTACGTGAAGCTGGAGCAACAAAAGTATACGCATGTTGTTCTCACCCTGTTTTATCTGGGCCAGCAATGAAACGTATCGAGGAATCCCCAATCGAAAAACTAGTTGTTACTAACTCCATTGCTCTTCCAGAAGACAAATGGATTGATAAAATGGAACAGCTGTCTGTAGCACCACTTTTAGGTGAGGCAATTGTACGTGTTCATGAAAATGCTTCTGTAAGTTCGCTATTTGAATAA